From Borrelia sp. RT5S, the proteins below share one genomic window:
- the rpsP gene encoding 30S ribosomal protein S16 translates to MSVRIRLKRMGAKKRPYYRIVVMDSASPRDGRSIEELGYYHPVEKQDQVKINEDRFEDWVSKGAIPSDTVKRLLNKNRFKAES, encoded by the coding sequence TTGAGTGTTAGGATAAGATTGAAAAGGATGGGAGCAAAAAAAAGGCCTTATTATCGAATTGTGGTGATGGATTCTGCGTCGCCCAGGGATGGACGATCTATTGAAGAGCTTGGGTACTATCATCCTGTTGAGAAGCAAGACCAGGTTAAAATAAACGAGGATAGATTTGAAGATTGGGTAAGTAAGGGGGCTATTCCAAGTGATACAGTGAAGAGGCTTTTGAATAAAAATAGATTTAAGGCGGAGAGTTAG